A portion of the Tiliqua scincoides isolate rTilSci1 chromosome 3, rTilSci1.hap2, whole genome shotgun sequence genome contains these proteins:
- the AKAP11 gene encoding A-kinase anchor protein 11 isoform X2 codes for MDGPIRVRSNQRRSRISVKKSFSECALPPIKILLQSQKELCTVSTEELKEDEDNFNEVTFLGFAGETTTAPKELSAMSVELPDLLKSLHLCSLNENEVFFLKDIPKQLGASDIHKQKNRRSRILCVMRLSPSFPRLKVDSVFTLLSKYAAGIRCTVEMCLFQKHISDIPHTEDDDTNRSVSSIEDDFVTALEHLDEDDPTKICSGKVTPEKCQDATSQTSLAHSLESTGQKFVNSVHRKSAKPSSSLVNISEHKELSSSVRSSVTTSVSDLWIQRSFFKHHNSSDQNLNVLHKTLFSSSPADSSESDCSSPSPVIFLDEEEYQRSLKAKLQLPKIPVMKDGVEDSDSEVSEFFDSFDQFDEQEQTLESSLKHGKDPVLSNPSQKKVISYKKSCSKTTAMNPQKFKFDRPALPANVRKPTPRKPESPYGSLLDVPDSPRPVKTSGDDGGGLFSPVRSSAFSPLGSCFSTECLCQRNISRDTINQNHSLLCHTHSDFANNISIEILDSVFNSRSSLCKYTQDVSNRIASKEEKGHTAKGKVTGREVEKKGRSKHRSLIIKDHIQKFASELVEKSFGSAFKDLHKGFSSCTNALCHLAAKLTSSIFQMAFYEIGWQQASSLKEKAINGLAGFLVSEAITGALKELRSVKQQIFTNTVAKFAADLAEELIFEGIMEVCQFSQPSTPAASQNWFFNYNDNVVKSYARDLSESVIQEAFIELSQVDVTFTTQAAISISVDNMKYVSAESMQESTQTSTAYSDFDDKVPIVLNPGKELKKEYTIHEALFYTSGIASSIPVPFAGSILCQSHISSNIKARNNSTSDGNQRTFKHSTELCYTTKKRQDEVASLIYLSADNSPGSECKVHFKQTNNSEVSSLSDSTGGRNISNFSGTMVDMIVTEAYETVTSSKVSKTAEQYTNMLKMENTPYLQCIGEDTCKNMFGNYLAKRIVKQSIDETKSACSATSEKFAYCVGLGTNQKSSIKELHSAVKPSEKKKIVPVIVGQQQMPLNNSSKFHVTPVYFNRCLLSGSKESVEEKKRHVACKASTCESSPCSSVTFLEFPDLEISAKSLSNPLEKRTIYKATGCSGFPPEKILDMNTLTSVMSSCGDAFQIEDKLSIRDGNLCVVPDTPPPTPLIPSQASSEWNLRKLTKKLKGQLAKEFAPATPPSTPYRSEIDEVSENEHHYLEKEEFILKLMRSLSEEVEISEGEELSESLAERVKISVRTMEYADQLASHIISVATEMAATHLDDKTVKLDNNKYFQLSMEDKRCVYTTFMNVPEKTFNSLWVYAGDMAGKVISEAKKMVKTRHCKFLKPKQVNQLADCFHHKRNYNEYWSKDRRYPLADQWSKETDSILSLPQTSQDPGLTSKYPSCESVTDEYADHIIQILKKEGGHNELIMDQFASRIAYRSIKSGMQQAARKLKMKYNRNIVPVQTSELNSKLELFELINVGADKKKQKKGNIHKFGKQPYENKRNQHKTECPKLLDFSESLAHRITHDVKKRIKMSAACLPKSLTDSCLYKMSKVDKVEEPKMFSPFSCKQKLYHSTGSLNEYTYRDGIIHAIEQYARKVVDDTLEVSLESASLQTTENWRNGDSSTYAEKLSPFSATSCRYCGVKEHQYYTGRSSLHLPEQELYSEVRQIPNTRLGGICPKSRVLHLDIPKIHIDMDEKVAFVEDVASTAFDRTERQLSNTSLAADSGIGQDGISFAESLTTEIMTSCMTNIGQSVNISSVGKEKFNSAESIVSQPMSLSTGDDSTGSWSNLSFEDEHPDENSSFLHLSDSDGTEDNEEELKDTIEGLECTGKALVIINVDIGPYMMDSQLRMTLQWLCASEAEVAELHFHGDDPKEFVILSKKLQERGWKVGDLCQAVLKYCEVMEKATDGERTLESETFFGWLDEYV; via the exons AATCGCCGCTCACGAATACTGTGTGTGATGAGATTATCACCTTCATTTCCAAGACTCAAAGTTGATTCTGTATTTACTTTGCTGAGCAAGTATGCTGCTGGTATAAGATGTACTGTGGAAATGTGCTTGTTTCAGAAGCATATATCAGACATACCCCACACAGAGGATGATGACACTAATCGGTCAGTGTCATCAATTGAAGATGATTTTGTTACTGCTTTAGAGCATTTAGATGAAGATGATCCTACAAAGATATGTTCTG GCAAAGTTACACCGGAGAAATGTCAAGATGCTACTTCACAGACTAGCTTGGCTCATAGCTTAGAATCTACTGGTCAAAAGTTTGTTAATTCCGTGCATCGAAAGTCTGCCAAACCATCATCTTCTCTAGTTAACATATCAGAACATAAAGAATTGTCATCTTCCGTGAGAAGCTCAGTCACAACTTCAGTTTctgatctgtggatacagagaaGTTTCTTCAAGCATCATAATTCTTCTGACCAAAATCTTAATGTTTTACATAAAACACTGTTTtcttcctctcctgctgactCATCAGAGTCAGATTGCTCTAGTCCAAGTCCTGTTATTTTCTTAGATGAAGAAGAATATCAAAGAAGCTTGAAAGCAAAACTTCAGCTACCAAAAATCCCAGTAATGAAAGATGGTGTAGAAGATTCCGACTCTGAAGTCAGTGAATTTTTTGATAGTTTTGATCAGTTTGATGAGCAAGAACAAACTCTTGAAAGCAGTCTTAAACATGGTAAGGACCCTGTCCTAAGTAATCCATCCCAAAAGAAAGTGATTTCATATAAAAAGTCATGCTCTAAAACAACTGCAATGAATCCTCAAAAGTTCAAGTTTGATCGTCCCGCTCTTCCAGCGAATGTAAGGAAACCAACACCCCGCAAACCAGAATCTCCATATGGCAGCCTCTTGGATGTTCCGGATTCCCCCCGTCCAGTGAAAACATCAGGAGATGATGGTGGAGGTTTGTTCAGCCCTGTCAGATCATCAGCTTTCAGCCCATTAGGCAGCTGCTTTTCTACAGAATGCCTTTGTCAAAGAAATATCAGTAGAGATACCATTAACCAAAATCACAGTCTTCTCTGTCACACACATTCAGATTTTGCAAATAATATTTCCATTGAAATTCTAGATTCTGTTTTTAATTCTCGTTCCTCATTATGTAAATATACACAGGATGTTTCCAATAGAATTGcctcaaaagaagaaaaaggtcatACTGCAAAAGGGAAAGTCACTGGAAGAGAAGTAGAAAAGAAAGGTAGATCGAAACATAGGTCGCTAATTATTAAAGACCACATCCAGAAATTTGCATCAGAACTTGTTGAAAAGAGTTTTGGCAGCGCTTTTAAAGATCTTCACAAAGGTTTTTCTTCGTGTACTAATGCACTTTGTCACTTAGCTGCTAAACTGACTTCTTCAATCTTTCAAATGGCTTTTTATGAGATTGGGTGGCAGCAAGCCTCTTCACTGAAGGAAAAAGCTATTAATGGACTGGCAGGCTTTTTGGTGAGTGAAGCAATAACAGGTGCTTTAAAAGAGCTACGCTCTGTGAAGCAACAAATATTTACCAATACAGTAGCAAAATTTGCAGCCGACCTTGCTGAGGAGCTAATTTTTGAGGGAATAATGGAAGTATGTCAGTTTTCACAGCCATCAACACCAGCAGCTTCTCAGAACTGGTTCTTCAATTATAATGATAACGTTGTAAAGTCATATGCCAGAGACTTGTCTGAATCAGTTATTCAGGAAGCTTTCATTGAGTTATCTCAGGTTGATGTGACCTTTACAACACAAGCAGCAATTAGTATTTCAGTGGACAACATGAAGTATGTAAGTGCAGAAAGTATGCAGGAGTCAacacaaacctccactgcttactCTGATTTTGATGACAAAGTGCCAATAGTCCTAAATCCAGGAAAGGAATTAAAAAAGGAATATACTATCCATGAAGCCTTGTTCTATACTTCTGGCATTGCAAGTTCAATCCCTGTGCCCTTTGCTGGAAGCATTCTTTGTCAGAGTCATATTTCATCTAATATAAAGGCAAGAAATAATTCCACATCTGATGGCAATCAAAGAACATTCAAGCACTCTACAGAACTCTGTTATACAACAAAAAAGAGACAAGATGAAGTGGCatcacttatttatttatcagcAGACAATAGTCCAGGTAGTGAATGTAAAGtgcattttaaacaaacaaataattctGAAGTCAGTAGCTTATCAGACTCAACAGGGGGGCGAAACATCAGTAATTTTTCTGGAACAATGGTAGATATGATAGTTACTGAGGCCTATGAAACAGTTACCTCTTCCAAGGTTTCTAAAACTGCAGAGCAGTACACAAATATGTTAAAAATGGAGAACACACCATATTTGCAGTGCATTGGTGAAGACACTTGTAAGAATATGTTTGGTAATTATTTGGCCAAGCGAATAGTAAAACAATCTATAGATGAAACCAAATCTGCATGTTCTGCTACAAGTGAGAAATTTGCATACTGTGTGGGTTTGGGGACTAACCAAAAAAGCAGTATAAAAGAACTTCATAGTGCAGTAAaaccatctgaaaaaaaaaagattgtcccAGTAATTGTGGGGCAGCAGCAGATGCCTTTGAAcaactcatctaaattccatgtAACTCCAGTTTACTTTAATAGGTGTTTGCTTTCAGGATCTAAAGAAtctgttgaggaaaaaaaaagacatgtagCATGCAAAGCTTCTACATGCGAGTCTTCTCCGTGTTCCTCTGTGACTTTCTTAGAGTTTCCAGATTTAGAAATTTCAGCAAAATCCTTAAGTAATCCACTGGAAAAACGCACTATCTATAAAGCAACAGGATGTTCTGGATTTCCTCCTGAAAAAATTCTTGATATGAATACCCTCACTTCTGTGATGTCTAGCTGTGGTGATGCATTTCAGATAGAAGATAAATTGAGCATCAGAGATGGGAATCTTTGTGTAGTGCCAGACACACCACCACCAACACCTTTAATACCATCTCAAGCTAGCTCTGAATGGAATTTAAGGAAGTTAACAAAGAAACTTAAAGGTCAACTAGCAAAGGAATTTGCACCTGCTACGCCCCCTTCTACACCATACAGATCAGAAATAGATGAGGTGTCTGAAAATGAGCATCACTACTTAGAAAAGGAAGAATTTATACTGAAATTGATGCGATCTCTTTCTGAAGAAGTTGAGATCAGTGAAGGTGAAGAGCTTTCTGAATCCCTAGCAGAGAGAGTTAAAATATCGGTAAGGACAATGGAGTATGCAGATCAACTAGCCAGTCATATAATTTCTGTGgccactgaaatggctgctacaCATTTAGATGATAAAACAGTTAAACTGGATAACAATAAATATTTCCAACTAAGCATGGAAGACAAAAGATGTGTATATACTACATTTATGAATGTTCCAGAAAAAACTTTCAATTCATTGTGGGTTTATGCTGGTGATATGGCAGGAAAGGTCATTAGCGAAGCTAAGAAAATGGTAAAGACAAGACATTGCAAGTTTCTGAAGCCGAAGCAAGTTAATCAGCTGGCTGATTGTTTTCATCATAAAAGAAACTATAATGAATATTGGTCAAAAGACAGGAGGTATCCCTTGGCAGATCAGTGGTCTAAGGAAACTGACTCTATACTCTCTTTACCCCAGACATCACAAGATCCAGGCCTGACATCGAAATATCCAAGTTGTGAAAGTGTAACTGATGAATACGCAGACCACATCATTCAGATTCTGAAAAAAGAAGGAGGTCATAACGAATTAATAATGGATCAGTTTGCCAGTAGAATTGCTTACAGATCTATAAAATCTGGTATGCAGCAAGCAGCCCGGAAACTCAAGATGAAGTATAATAGAAATATAGTTCCTGTTCAGACCTCAGAGTTAAACAGTAAGCTTGAGCTTTTTGAATTAATAAACGTGGGTGCAgataaaaagaaacagaagaaagGTAACATTCATAAGTTTGGAAAGCAACCCTATGAAAATAAACGCAACCAGCACAAAACTGAGTGTCCAAAGCTATTAGATTTCTCAGAATCTCTTGCTCATCGTATAACACATGatgtaaaaaaaagaattaaaatgtcAGCAGCTTGTTTGCCAAAATCTTTGACAGATTCTTGTTTGTATAAAATGTCGAAAGTTGATAAAGTTGAAGAGCCTAAAATGTTTTCTCCTTTCAGTTGCAAACAAAAGCTGTACCATAGCACAGGCAGTTTAAATGAATATACCTACAGAGATGGCATTATTCATGCCATAGAACAATATGCTAGGAAGGTAGTAGATGACACTTTAGAAGTAAGCTTGGAATCTGCCTCTCTCCAAACAACTGAAAACTGGAGAAATGGAGATAGTTCAACATATGCAGAGAAGTTGTCTCCATTTTCTGCAACTTCCTGCAGATACTGTGGGGTGAAGGAACATCAGTATTATACAGGGCGTTCATCTTTGCATCTGCCTGAACAAGAACTATATTCTGAAGTTCGGCAAATTCCAAACACAAGACTAGGTGGAATTTGTCCAAAATCACGTGTTCTTCACTTGGATATTCCTAAAATTCATATTGATATGGATGAGAAGGTAGCATTTGTTGAAGATGTGGCTTCTACAGCTTTTGACAGAACGGAGAGACAACTTAGTAATACAAGTTTGGCAGCTGATAGTGGAATTGGCCAAGATGGAATCAGTTTTGCTGAAAGCCTTACTACAGAAATCATGACTTCATGTATGACAAATATTGGTCAGTCTGTCAACATAAG CTCTGTGGGAAAAGAGAAGTTTAATTCTGCTGAATCCATAGTCAGTCAGCCGATGAGTTTGAGTACTGGTGATGATAGCACCGGCAGCTGGTCCAATCTGAGTTTTGAAGATGAGCATCCGGATGAGAATAGCAGTTTTCTCCACCTCAGTGACAG TGATGGAACAGAAGATAATGAGGAAGAGCTCAAGGATACCATTGAAG GCTTGGAATGCACAGGAAAGGCATTGGTAATCATAAATGTTGACATAGGACCATACATGATGGATTCCCAGCTGAGAATGACACTCCAGTGGCTGTGTGCTTCAGAAGCAGAGGTGGCTGAACTTCACTTTCATGGTGATGATCCAAAGGAATTTGTAATT